One region of Pagrus major chromosome 7, Pma_NU_1.0 genomic DNA includes:
- the smc1a gene encoding structural maintenance of chromosomes protein 1A — MGYLKLIEIENFKSYKGRQIIGPFHKFTAIIGPNGSGKSNLMDAISFVLAEKTSNLRVKTLKDLIHGAPVGKPAANRAFVSMVYQEDNGEERSFTRVIIGSSSEYRINSKVVSLPEYSEELEKLGILIKARNFLVFQGAVESIAMKNPKERTALFEEISRSGELAQEYDRRKKEMVKAEEDTQFNYHRKKNIAAERKEAKQEKEEAERYQRLKDEVARASVQLQLFKLYHNETEIEKLNKELGQRNKEIDKDRKKMDHVEEELKDKKKELGRLMREQQTIEKEIKEKDSELNQKRPQYIKAKENTSHKIKKLEAARKSLQNAQKMYKKRKGDMDELDKEMKAVELAKQEFEERMEEEAQSQGQDLTLEENQVKQYHRLKEEASKRAATLAQELEKFNRDQKADQDRLDLEERKKVETEAKIKQKIREIEENQKRIEKLEDYISTSRQSLDEQKRMEEELTEEVEMAKRRIDEINMELNQVMEQLGDARIDRQENSRQQRKAEIMESIKRLYPGSVYGRLIDLCQPTQKKYQIAVTKVLGKNMDAIIVDSEKTGRDCIQYIKEQRGEPETFLPLDYLEVKPTDEKLRELRGAKLVIDVIRYEPPHIKKALQYACGNALVCENVEDARRIAFGGPYRHKTVALDGTLFQKSGVISGGASDLKAKARRWDEKAVDKLKEKKEKLTEELKEQMKAKRKEAELRQVQSQAHGLQMRLKYSQSDLEQTKTRHLSLNMQEKSKLESELANFGPRINDIKRIIQSREREITDLRDRMNLVEDEVFIEFCKEIGVRNIREFEEEKVKRQNEIAKKRLEFETQKTRLGIQVDYEKNQLKEDQEKVMMWEQTVKKDEAEIERLKKEEHRHMKIIDETMAQLQDLKNQHLTKKSEVNDKNHEMEEIRKKLGGANKELTQLQKEVTAIETKLEQKRSDRHNLLQACKMQDIRLPLRSGTMDDISQGEGSSQNDESSSQRTSSTVLAKEALIEIDYSNLSEDLKDALSEEEIKAETNTLQQRLNEQQSILQRISAPNMKAMEKLESVRDKFQETSDEFEAARKRAKKAKQAFEQIKKERFDRFNTCFESVATNIDEIYKALSRNSSAQAFLGPENPEEPYLDGINYNCVAPGKRFRPMDNLSGGEKTVAALALLFAIHSYKPAPFFVLDEIDAALDNTNIGKVANYIKDQSVQNFQAIVISLKEEFYTKADSLIGVYPEQGDCVISKVLTFDLSQYPDANPNPNE, encoded by the exons ATGGGGTATTTAAAGCTGATAGAGATCGAAAACTTCAAGTCATATAAGGGAAGACAGATCATTGGACCTTTTCATAAGTTTACTGCAATCATCGGACCCAATGGATCTG GAAAGTCCAACCTTATGGATGCCATCAGCTTCGTGCTGGCAGAGAAGACCAGCAACCTGCGTGTGAAGACTCTGAAGGATCTAATCCATGGAGCACCCGTAGGGAAGCCAGCTGCCAACAGAGCCTTTGTCAGCATGGTGTACCAGGAGGATAACGGAGAGGAGCGCTCCTTCACAAGGGTCATCATTG gttcCTCTTCTGAGTACCGCATCAACAGCAAGGTGGTGAGCTTGCCAGAATACAGTGAAGAGCTCGAAAAACTTGGTATTTTGATCAAGGCTAGGAACTTCTTGGTCTTCCAG GGAGCTGTGGAGTCTATCGCCATGAAGAACCCAAAGGAGCGTACCGCTCTGTTTGAGGAAATCTCTCGTTCTGGAGAGCTGGCCCAGGAGTACGACCGCAGGAAGAAGGAGATGGTGAAAGCAGAGGAGGACACGCAGTTCAATTACCATCGTAAGAAAAACATTGCTGCTGAGCGAAAAGAAGCCAagcaagagaaagaggag GCGGAGCGTTACCAGCGTCTGAAAGACGAAGTGGCCAGGGCCAGCGTTCAGTTGCAGCTCTTCAAGCTGTACCACAACGAGACTGAGATCGAGAAGCTGAACAAAGAGCTGGGACAGCGGAACAAGGAGATTGATAAGGATCGTAAAAAGATGGACcatgtggaggaggagctgaaggacaAGAAAAAGGAGCTGGGTAGACTGATGAGGGAGCAGCAGACCATTGAGAAAGAAATCAA AGAAAAAGACTCTGAGTTGAACCAGAAGAGGCCGCAGTACATCAAGGCTAAAGAGAACACCTCACACAAGATCAAGAAGCTTGAGGCAGCGCGTAAATCATTGCAAAATGCCCAGAAGATGTACAAGAAACGTAAGGGGGACATGGATGAGCTGGATAAAGAGATGAAGGCGGTGGAGTTAGCCAAGCAGGAGTTTGAGGAGCgcatggaggaggaggcacAGAGCCAGGGCCAGGACCTCACCCTGGAGGAAAACCAG GTCAAGCAGTACCATCGTTTGAAGGAGGAGGCCAGTAAACGTGCTGCCACACTGGCACAGGAGCTGGAGAAGTTCAACCGCGACCAGAAGGCCGACCAGGATCGCCTCGActtggaggagaggaagaaagtaGAGACGGAG GCCAAAATCAAACAGAAGATCCGTGAAATTGAGGAAAACCAGAAACGTATTGAGAAGTTAGAGGATTATATTTCCACCAGCAG GCAGTCACTTGATGAGCAGAAGCgcatggaggaggagctgaCGGAGGAGGTGGAAATGGCCAAGAGGAGAATTGATGAAATCAACATGGAGCTAAACCAG GTAATGGAGCAGCTGGGAGATGCCAGAATCGACAGGCAGGAGAACAGTCGCCAGCAGCGCAAGGCCGAGATCATGGAGAGCATCAAAAGACTCTACCCTGGCTCTGTG tATGGCCGTCTAATCGACCTGTGCCAGCCCACTCAGAAGAAGTATCAGATCGCTGTGACCAAAGTGTTGGGCAAAAACATGGATGCCATCATTGTCGACTCGGAGAAGACTGGCAGAGATTGTATTCAGTACATcaaggagcagagaggagagcctGAGACCTTCCTTCCTCTCGACTATCTCGAG GTGAAACCAACAGACGAGAAACTGAGAGAGCTGCGAGGAGCCAAACTGGTCATCGATGTCATTCGCTATGAACCTCCCCACATCAAGAAAGCCCTCCAATATGCATGTGGCAACGCCCTGGTCTGTGAGAACGTGGAGGATGCACGAAGGATTGCTTTTGGAGGGCCATACAGACACAAG ACGGTAGCCCTGGACGGCACTTTGTTCCAGAAGTCTGGTGTCATCTCTGGAGGAGCCAGTGACCTGAAGGCCAAGGCCAGGCGCTGGGATGAGAAGGCAGTAGACAAGCtcaaggaaaagaaagaaaaactcacaGAAGAGCTCAAG gAGCAAATGAAAGCCAAGAGGAAGGAGGCTGAGCTGCGTCAGGTGCAGTCTCAGGCCCATGGTCTTCAGATGAGACTCAAGTACTCCCAGAGTGATCTTGAACAGACAAAAACCCGCCACCTCTCCCTCAACATGCAG GAGAAATCTAAGCTAGAGAGCGAGTTGGCGAACTTTGGCCCTCGCATCAACGACATCAAGAGGATCATCCAGTCCCGCGAGAGGGAGATCACTGACCTGCGAGACCGCATGAACCTG gTGGAGGATGAGGTGTTTATTGAGTTCTGTAAGGAGATTGGAGTGAGGAACATCAGAGAgtttgaggaggagaaggtCAAGAGGCAGAATGAGATCGCCAAGAAGCG TCTTGAGTTCGAGACCCAGAAGACCCGTCTGGGTATCCAGGTAGACTATGAGAAGAATCAGCTGAAGGAGGACCAGGAGAAAGTCATGATGTGGGAGCAGACTGTCAAGAAGGACGAGGCTGAAATAGAGCGACTCAAGAAG GAGGAGCACAGACACATGAAGATCATTGATGAGACGATGGCCCAGCTACAGGACCTAAAGAACCAGCACCTCACCAAGAAATCAGAAGTCAATGATAAGAACCACGAGATGGAGGAGATCCGCAAAAAACTGGGTGGTGCCAACAA AGAGTTGACTCAGCTCCAGAAAGAGGTGACAGCCATCGAGACCAAACTGGAGCAGAAGCGCAGTGACCGTCACAACTTGCTGCAAGCCTGCAAAATGCAGGACATCAGGTTGCCTCTACGCTCTGGAACAATGGATGATATCAGCCAGGGAGag GGGAGCTCCCAGAATGATGAGTCGAGCAGCCAGAGGACGTCCAGCACTGTTCTCGCTAAAGAGGCTCTCATAGAGATCGACTACAGCAACCTGTCTGAAGACCTTAAG GATGCACTGTCAGAAGAAGAGATCAAGGCggagacaaacacactgcagcagcgtCTGAACGAGCAGCAGAGTATCCTGCAGAGGATCAGCGCACCCAACATGAAAGCCATGGAGAAGCTCGAGAGTGTCAGAGACAAGTTCCAAGAGACCAGTGACG AGTTCGAGGCCGCTCGTAAGAGAGCCAAGAAGGCGAAACAGGCCTTTGAGCAGATCAAGAAGGAGAGGTTCGATCGTTTCAATACCTGCTTCGAGTCTGTGGCCACCAACATTGATGAGATCTACAAGGCCCTCTCACGCAACAGCAGTGCTCAG GCTTTCCTGGGCCCAGAAAACCCAGAGGAGCCGTATCTGGACGGCATCAACTATAACTGTGTGGCTCCAGGAAAGAGGTTTAGACCCATGGACAACTTatctggaggagagaagacTGTTGCAGCTCTGGCACTGCTCTTTGCTATTCACAG CTACAAACCCGCCCCCTTCTTTGTCCTGGATGAGATTGACGCTGCTCTGGACAACACTAACATTGGCAAG GTGGCCAATTACATCAAAGACCAGTCAGTGCAGAACTTCCAGGCCATTGTCATCTCTCTGAAGGAGGAATTCTACACCAAGGCAGACTCGCTCATCGGTGTTTATCCAGAG